The window CAACCATGGAATGACCAAAGTAACACGTCTGTCCCCTTCATTTGCAAGGTAGGCAGCACGGAAGAGAGGATTAACAGCAGTTCCCGTCAGCCACGGAATACTAGCAGTGGTAAATATCGCAATGTGTTGctgctcttgttgttgtttcttcatATCAATATATCAAGATAAAGCTCTACTGCTGAAAAAAACTGTACTACTCCAATGCCCTGTAAACAAAACTTGACTATGTCAGAAAATCACAATATAAAATGTTCCAGCAACGAACATGTTTCTTTGCAGGTTTGATCCGTTCATAGGCAACATTTTAATAGAACTGAACATAAGCAACCGCATAAGGAATAGGCAACATCGAGTTGAGTaatcatcacacaaaatgaCTAAAAAGCAATAGATTCTTCTAATCATTGGGTTGATCTGATTATCGCAAATAAAGAGAACTACTTCAACTAAAATTATACTGTGGAATTCAAAACAATCTTTTACAGAGCCTAAAGCGATTCCGAAAACGAATTCcagaaaaagagaaacattccGAAGAGCCAAAAAGAGCAAATCACCACCAAgatacaaataacaaaaaaagtatcAGACGAATCacgaaatcaaatcaaaaacgaAACCATACCTGATAAATTccaatccagaaaaaaaaaaaaaaatctccggGATTGTATAAAAGGCAAAATCTGATCCGCGTCGTCGGAAGCAAacgtaaagaaagaaaagagaaagaaacagtaATCTAGGGTTTGCGTGAGAGAAGGAGAATATTCTCGGAAGGTCTTCGTCGTGTCTTCGTTCGTTGGATTCTCTCAAGTCATTTCCCcttttgtttaaacaaaaaaaaattccaggCTGGTCTCCTTCCTCCTCCAAACCTTTTTCCGCCAAGTCCTAAGACCTGGGAACAAAGATCGGCTTGCCGTTTCTTTTACATTTAAATGTCATCATGTTTCACTCTCCAATTAGAAAACGTCGGACTTGATGATTGTCATGGGCTAGGCCCAATCTGAAAATTCTAAGCATATCAAATTTATCTTATCCGaaacttaaaaatttttaaCCGAAAACCTTTTAACTCCAAAATCAATCACATCCATATTCGATGGTGGTTCTACATTGGTTTTCTCAAACCGAGATTTTAATCCAtagaaagaatcaaacaagtAGTGTGTGTAAGATGAGCACagaaggaaatatatatatatcatggcCTCATGGGAGGATATCATATGAGATTCAGTCAGACTCAAGGGTTAATCTAACGCCGTCTTTGAAAGAAGTTGGAGAGAACTCAAGTGTCTGAATCAGTTTTGTTATGTCCATTGATATATCTGCTGGTGACACCACGCCTCGATCAACCTGAGAAAACAGCCTTTTACTGGACTGATCTGCAATATTCAAATAGCTGAGTGAAATCTTAACAAACATACCGATGATGCAGACACGTGTTTAATCAAAGACAGGTCGTATCCTCTGACTTCTGCAACCGCTTGAGCCATTTCAACACGAGATAGCCTCTCCGGTCCACCAGCATTCAAAACCAGCTGCATCTGTTTATCATCTGAAAAGcaaaagcaacaacaacatgTTGTTATGATTCTACATTTTCTCAACTATGATGCAGTTATACAAATGAGAAATAATAATCTACCTGAGACAGCCCATCTGTCTATTAAATTCAAATTGATATTCACGAGATCCTTAACGTAAATGGGGCAACGAAACTCGTCGTGGAAGAACTCTACCGTGTCTCCCTTCTTTAAGGAGCTATCAAtccactaaaaaaaatcaagacgaCCAGTTTCATGGCAAATTCAATGAGATCTCAAGTGTATGTGTATTATGTTTTGAGAGGCACCTGAATAGGGAGATTCTTGGGGAGAGGTGATACAGTCTGAGGACCAAAGATGATACTACTTCTCAATATTGCAAAGTTTTGACACTTATCCTTGATGAGGAGCTCTGCTGCAACTTTTGATTTCCCATAAACGTTGACTGCAACagtctcatcttcttccttgtaGAAAGACTTGACACCTTCATAAACTGATGAAATTGAAACCAAGTCAAAAGCCCAAGTCATGACTCATGATGATAATTAAACACAGGCTAATGCAATTGctatataagttataactaacCTTGATCAGTAGAGAGATGAATCAACaaggttttgtttctctcaataGTTGATAACCAATTTACAAGAGAGGTAGGCACGTTGATAGACATGGCCGCAGCTGGATCTTGCTCACACACTCGAGGGACGGACAGAGCAGCACAATTCACGACCACATCAGGCTGTATAATCAAAGTACCAAAATGTTGCATTCAGACCAGAGAGTCTACTTCACACAGATTCATGTTCATTTACACTAAGTACAAAGGAATCTGGAAGCAATCGAAGCAATTTCTACAGGAAAGAAAGCATAATCGAGCTAGAGATTACGAAATCGGAACCTGACCAAAGCCCTGGGTTACGGAATTGAGGCCTAGACTGGATTTGAGATCGACAGGAAACGCGAGGAAATGAGGGAATGCGTCGACCAAACGGCGGGAGAGGGGAGTAGAGTGGTGAGTGAAAGCGACGTCGTATCGATCTCTGCCATTGTTGCCGGCGAAAGCTTGAAGCAGATGCTGACCCAAGTAGCCCGTGCCTCCCACAATCACCACTTTCGTCTTCCTCTCCATAGTTTCCTCAATTTCTCCGATCACCCCCTCCGGTTTTtgcttatttcaaattttactcttttttttttacttctaagttctaagtTCTAAATCGGTATCCAAAGCAGATTCAAAGCAATAGAGTGGAACGATTTCattattgccaaaaaaaagtatataagagTTTTTATCAAGAAGttgtaaaaatgtcaaaaaaataaaaagagacaaGTACAGGTGGTGACCTAGAACTAAACCCTGTTCTTGTTCTTAAGCCCTCTTTAGGGATTGTTTTTTTCAGACATACcaaattttgatgaaaaagaaTGTTGATCacaaaaggaaaataagaaagaaaggtTCTTGTCTTTTGGCTTTCTATGAAACCTGATAAgagttatataataaataaatagagttGTTGTCTATTTCTCGTGAACGAGAGGGCTGTAGATTGGGTACCACATGTGTCGTGTGAT is drawn from Camelina sativa cultivar DH55 chromosome 8, Cs, whole genome shotgun sequence and contains these coding sequences:
- the LOC104705319 gene encoding methionine adenosyltransferase 2 subunit beta-like, whose translation is MERKTKVVIVGGTGYLGQHLLQAFAGNNGRDRYDVAFTHHSTPLSRRLVDAFPHFLAFPVDLKSSLGLNSVTQGFGQPDVVVNCAALSVPRVCEQDPAAAMSINVPTSLVNWLSTIERNKTLLIHLSTDQVYEGVKSFYKEEDETVAVNVYGKSKVAAELLIKDKCQNFAILRSSIIFGPQTVSPLPKNLPIQWIDSSLKKGDTVEFFHDEFRCPIYVKDLVNINLNLIDRWAVSDDKQMQLVLNAGGPERLSRVEMAQAVAEVRGYDLSLIKHVSASSVDRGVVSPADISMDITKLIQTLEFSPTSFKDGVRLTLESD